CGATCGCCCACCCCCTCCAATTCAAAGAAACCTATTATCAATACatgtttaccatgtttacacaccttcaaatttttcttcataGCCTCGGGCTTTTTGTGATTTGGAAGTTTCATATGAAGAAATATGGCGAGGCAGGCTAACATTCCGAAGAGATACATAATAAATGCTGGTTCCAAACGATCCGTCTTCGCCTTGACCAGGTCTGTGTACAGATCGATGGCCGCCCCGCTCAAAAAGGCAAAGAGCCCCCAGCTTATAGCTCCCCATACTCGATTCTTGCCGTAGTCTGCTTTCTTTCCTAGTTCAGTTTGGAGTAAAAGAAAGTTGAGTGTGAATGGGTGATTTTAAGTTTGGTGTTAAAGGGATGCCCcaggctaaaaatatttatatctaaataaatagagtaaaattcacagagcaaaatgctaaaatttAATCAAAGTCTGATGGCAAATGGcgaagttatggcattttaaatattttaggcatgtcttcattaatagtcaatgagaaaactgatgatgtcatatccccacttgttcttttgtatttcattatatgattttttttttccttcaagaaccaaaaatattggaataacaactgattagattagatattcattgctgcaacctGTTTCATTACAAGTGTgacatatcatttacacatgtataacaaaatgaaataattatgaattcatgtaataacataagaaaaagaaagtggggatgtggcatcatcagcccacctaatgaatattcatgacaaagtGCATATGCTGTTTTCACAAtacattgctaaactttaaaattcaacttcgctatttgtcatcagattttgatggaaattttcagcattttgcactgtgaatattactctatttatctagatataaatattttcagcccggagcatcacTTTAAGAGCAGCATGGTGTTGTGGATATTTTAACATCAGCCGCAGCATCGAGCTTTAAATGAAACTGGCGCAATGACGGACCTCACTTTACATGTATAACTGGTATTATTTTGTGTTAACCCACATTTGGTGTTTGTGCTATTTTATAGTCTATACTCTTTACACCGACACCAATAAGATCGAACTTGAGATCACTCGATTCCAGTAGAGTCGAAGGAGGTGGTGGGGAGAGATAGGGATAGAGTGAAAGAGATTTGTAATGGTCAAGTCTTAGAAAAAACGAAAAGAGTCAGAGGGAAAATAGTTACAATAATGAGACATTCAATGAGAGAATGTGACGCGTTTTTTGCTAACTTTTCTTTCTTACCCTTGATGAGTTCCATGGTGAGAGAATCAAAGAACATAAGGATGTTGCAGTTGAATACCACTCCCAAAATCGCAAAGACTGTGCATATAGCAAAGGTCACCCCCTGACGAGGTGTTGGAATTCTCTTTGTCACACATTGGCAACAGGCAGATCGCTGGCACACACTAACATTGTTTTCAGTATGTCGAACAGAAGAAGGAAGGAGTACAGTCTTGTTTCCTGATCCTGTAGTAACCAAGTCGACCGTTGGTGATGACGCGCATGATATTCCGTACAATGTCATACTGTCTTCTGGGATGTCCTCAGTGTGGCGATTCTCAGTTCCAGGACACGGGCTACAGTCCCATCCGTCATCACGTCTCAAACAATAACCAATCATACCTGCGTGGTTTCCATGGTTACTGGATGGCATACCTGCACACATTTCTATACAACCCATCAGTACATCAATCTTACTTTCATCATATCCCACCCCTTGTCCGTCTACAATGACAGCATCATCGCACATGCCATCATGGTCATTGGAGATGTTCCACCCTGTTGTATCAGCAGAGCAGTTCTCGGCCGCGTCCTGCAGTAAGGAGTCCGGGGACACCCCGGTCATCAGAGGTACAAAAATGAAGATGAAGTATGCTACAGCAGCCCCGATTATGGCTATACTTGTGGCTAGTCTATGCTTGCTGTATCTATCTGCTACTCCTCCCCAAAGTGGACTAAAGAAGAAGGTTAGAACAGGTTCCAAGGAACGAATGATTCCCACTTGCCAAACGGAAAGACCAATGTGGATGAGATACACAGAGATGTACGGGAGCATACAGGCAAAGGCTGCATGGaacatgaaaaaagaaagaaaataaagtgaTTAAAATGGTCAATAACTAGTCCGCTTCAATTATAGATAGGCGTTTTCGATTGAAACATGATAATATTTACCTGATCGCTGGCGGATCCAGGTAAGGGCACATCCCGCACGCACCCCGCCCCCTTTAAAAGGccgaaaaaatatttttgaaaataaaaatatgtcatgcatacgttcgtgattttttttgcttgtgatcTCCTTCCAGGAAGAAATGACCTCGATTTGGtattgaaaaaccttttttttttgcttgtcagatatTTTTCGgtacaaaaatgccccccccccccttggaaattCCTGGATCCCCTCCCCCCCGGAACCTGCCTCTAAACATATTTTCTTCATGTTAATTAAATACAGGCttacatttttttgtactaCAGAACAGCCCGACCTGTCATTAGGCTAATTGACATCATCCGAAAGACGTGCTCGGTATTATATACAGACTCAATATTTCACTTTGTTTCATCGGGGTCGAATGGAATAGATTAATTctcttaaaaatataaattctgtTTACATTTTCATTCTCTTAAAATCATGAATTCTGTTTTCATTTTCGTAACTGATATTACCATTACTATATGgttatcagcatcatcattatttttatgagcattatcatcatcaatatttattatcattaagttAATCTAATTTCTGGTAAATTTGCCTATTTCACCCCCATCcattcccctccccccccccctgtctctctctctctctctctccctccatcttcctttctctttctttgtgtACTTGAACACGATAAAAGTCATCTCCTCACGCTCAGTAAACAATCTGAGCTAGTGGTTATCTCACTTTCTTGCTttctatgatgatgatgatgatcaccaTGGTTGCCACGGAAACAATCGAGTTTCCACCAATTTGAGCAAAACCGAATATTTCCTTCTCCATTGCCTTCCTTTATCGATGCTGCCTGAAAGTCATCACCTATAATTGACACATCTATCACCCACATaatcaatcatctatttatataCGACCTAttggtgtacatgtatctaaGGGGTGGAAGGGGAGCACGTACCCCGGGTGTCACTTTCAAGGGGGCGCAAAAAGGGAAAGGGGCTCAAACACAGAAAaggaaaacataaaataaagagaaaagcCAAAGGAATAAAGGCGCAGAAAATGAATACCAAAGaaagtgattaatacccccgTTCTGTGctattaccatggcaatgcagtttccaacacatttaGAAAATGAATCTTGTATGTATATACCCagagatgaatattcatgtcaaCTTTTGATTAGTGACTTATTTTCTTCAAGAATTCTAACAAACAGTcctttaaaaatctgaaataatcatttttcaaatgcaaatatCATAGGTTTTTATCTCTAGCTGCGGGTTGGGATTTTGCTTAGTTAATCTTCATTAATACTCAGTTACGAACAGttctgaaatacattttttctggTTTAATTGTCAAACCTTTTCATCACGCGCTAATTTGATAAGGGAGATACAAATCCTCTTCACtatttttgcactttttcactttttaggtgaggatataaaagaaaaatcatctcaCGATTCGCGCTTGCATTACGCCGATGAgattttcatgaatatatatatatatatatatatatatatatatatatatatatatatatatatatatattcatttatttatttatcttacaTTTATCCTACATCACTGATAAATCCAGAATAtgataaattctttttttttagagagaacATACTTTGTCTTGGATCGTATAGGCGCTGCAGGAAACTGAAAATACATTGCATAGTATTTATGACCCCAAAAGggccccgacaaagttcatcgaaaaaaattacaagttcgaaaataactttaaacattaaaaaaaaaaagggaatttaaTTTTGGGGCTAATCATTTTgtgtagatatttgttagaaatgtcaaaatgaatgttttcaccaaaattagcattctactaagTATTAAAactgagttaaaggcaaaagcATAATTTCAtacacttatttgcataattactttaaaaacattttgatttttttttataaatctttctctagtcttgtagtttacaccCAGCTATAAGCGTGTGTAATTTTTGTGGCGATCAGCGACCAAGATGTGAAAGTGGGAGGTGggatcaattttgaaaaaaaatgatctgAAATAGCACAGGTGAATGAAGGTTAAGTAGTCAGAAAAAAGTGCTTTCATCATCATGGCATGAAGTCAGAATATTGGAACAACAAAAtgtggattttcattttcattagaCTATTTTGCTCATTCGTTCTTCCATTCCATATACTTACCTTTTTTATTCGACCCCCTGCCAGtccctctctcccctctcttcctttctctccctctctctctctctctttatctctcactcactctctctttgaactttttttttatttctttgaaaacttCTTCCATGTATTCAAAGATGTGCTCTTCACCTACCTCCCAGATACGTGAAGTAAATCAGCTTGATGTGCAGGAAGTCTTTATTGATGTTACACGCCATCTTGAAACCGATTCCTTTATGCAAGATCTAAAGATCTTGGTGGAGTGCAGACAAATCGATGATCTTATTTTCCCCAGGCTTGGTAAAATACGTCAGAACTAGTTTCCCTCTGATTCTgcagaaaaaagaaatagcaaGGGTTAACAAATTCCAGAAGGGTTcgaaaatgataaaattaggGGGTCGATATACGTTTTTTTCTCGTTAGTCGTATGTCCGAGCACtagcatatatatatttcatttcatttcatttcgtttatttccattttcaacaattagtttattttgtacattttaacatataaataacaaaacatatttcaagtattcctgtacaaaaattatattcaagattattacatatcaggttggaaatggaggaggctgctaaaaagcggagcttgtagagggcagcctcctaataaatattcttgtagttgcataacatataaaaatcaaaataacaactagagcatgaaccagttaaattaaaaggaaataggggaaattaaaatagaaaaggaaataagaaaaagagagattaaaggtctccagaatccagccccagcactcacagacggacctcgttgatcaacaggaaaacgaaagagatgTAAAAGCGTACGTgacatgataatcatgtttgattaaaaaaaaataaaaaatacaagagtttgagtgatgaagagttaaattCAATGGTTACGGAATATAACCGTTCAAAGTTCTTGTTGTGATGCTCATTCATCGGATCATGTCAATGACAAAAAATACCCTTAGGAggggattttaaaaaaatcactccCGGATGGCATTGTGTGAATATAAAGCAGAAGAACTGAATAGAATAATCAAGAAAATACCTGTTACAAAAAAACACCACTGCAAACAACGAGGGACAACGAGCAAAACGGGGAGCAGAAGTGAATGGGAAACAAGGTATATAGGAACAAAATGACCCCAAAGTCGAATGTGATGAACAAGTGGAAATTTTCTGTCTTTTAGCATCTTGTCTTTATTTCaccctttatttttttccctctccaCCTCCTTTTGCCTTTTAAATCATAACTTAGAAGGGATTGGTCGCCTCAACAACCCTATATTATAGTAGGagttaatagtagtagtagtagtagtggtagtggtagtagtagtagtagtaggagtagtaggagtagtagtagtagtagtagtagtagtagtaggagtagtagtactagtaggaggagtagtagtaggaggaggaggaggagtgactagcgtacctacggggggggggcagaggggcagtctgccccccccccctgacgagccaccacccatgcatgtatccctgcccccctgacgagcttgaaagacctttttgccccccctgacgaaaatcctggaaaatcctaggtacgccactgttaagtagaagtagtagtagtagtagatttACTCAGTTTACTTTGACTGGTTAAAACaattttcctttattcattagtttttgaaatgatatgCCATCGTTATACTTTCATATAAAGTATACCGCTTTACCTTCTCGGACGGTCTTTCAAATCTTTAGTATAACACATCGCCTCATAGCGTTTAAATCTTATCTCGCACTTATCACTATTATCTTGAGTACattgtaatatttttaacttacattgtatttgttattgtaatttcattattattatgttatattgcttatttgttaatttcattgggattttttgaattatgaAACATCTGTCAATTAATTCAGCTTTGAAATTGCGATCACTTATtttagtctggtctgttagcgaaattatgtggacacggtggacaaaagcatgattttttctccagacctttgtttatgtataagaattaaaaatggggtatgctccaaaaaatctagctgcaggaacagtgaaaaaatgggtgaaaatgtcagaatttatgagtttagattggtctgatatatagactagcgctagtgcaaaactcaatagcagtgcattattttgcattggcttagttcttgaattcagaccctttttgaacagatgttctgtttgtcctcacatctcaacgcaccaaatatctgaatgcagatgctaaacaagccgaagggtggcggtggagggggttgaatgttggtgtgtatgtacatattttggtcttggggtaaagatgtgcaaaacacatttttttaatgtgttggaaattgtgttgccatggtaacagtgtattaatatggcaaaaataaggtaaaaatcttacagttagaactacttcctctgtttttaaccgattctcatgaaatttggcacacacattggtcttgaggtgaagatgtctaagacacatttttgtgtgtctttcagaaatcttgttgccatggtaacaatgtattatatagtgaaaattgggaaaaaacttacaattcaaactgcttcatcagttttcaatcattgctcatgaaatttggcacacacttTGGTATTAAAGTAAAGTTGTATAAGGCGCTTTTTGTGTGTGtctcagaaattgtgttgccatggtaacagcatgtTATATGGAAAAGTTTAGGTAGAAAcgttgcaatttgaactacttcatcagttttgaaccgATTagttctcatgaaatttggctcacacatttgccttggggtaaagatgtgcaagaaccattttttgtgcatttgtcagagagtgcattgccatggtaaccacatatgatagccagaaatgcaggaaaactcattgtggatcaaacttcctgtttttagtcagtgctcataaaagttggaagaaatattcaccttggggtaaagattcatattaaattccAAATGTCTTCTCTGCATTAAAATGTTCAC
This is a stretch of genomic DNA from Lytechinus pictus isolate F3 Inbred unplaced genomic scaffold, Lp3.0 scaffold_19, whole genome shotgun sequence. It encodes these proteins:
- the LOC129261049 gene encoding major facilitator superfamily domain-containing protein 6-like, translating into MACNINKDFLHIKLIYFTYLGAFACMLPYISVYLIHIGLSVWQVGIIRSLEPVLTFFFSPLWGGVADRYSKHRLATSIAIIGAAVAYFIFIFVPLMTGVSPDSLLQDAAENCSADTTGWNISNDHDGMCDDAVIVDGQGVGYDESKIDVLMGCIEMCAGMPSSNHGNHAGMIGYCLRRDDGWDCSPCPGTENRHTEDIPEDSMTLYGISCASSPTVDLVTTGSGNKTVLLPSSVRHTENNVSVCQRSACCQCVTKRIPTPRQGVTFAICTVFAILGVVFNCNILMFFDSLTMELIKGKKADYGKNRVWGAISWGLFAFLSGAAIDLYTDLVKAKTDRLEPAFIMYLFGMLACLAIFLHMKLPNHKKPEAMKKNLKTVLCDWEVILFLIVVVVTGISFILSFTYVFIFMKELGSPYLLLGLAVTLTAIAEIPFMYFSGAIIKRVGYAGVMYMTLIAYAIRYFGYSFVYNPWLILPVQLLHGITYGLSWPMFTAFANKTAPKGMASTLQSIVACCFMGFGAGVGNAVGGIIYENYGARLLFRCTGTLCLLTLVIFFFITVFVMRRKKKEEEADVDEEPEKCKMKDAPCDAPIWEDIERSEKECSTDQDQDNV